Below is a genomic region from Dehalococcoidales bacterium.
AACCTTGTCCTGTTGACGTCGGCCATTCCGCGTATGGCAGGGCAAACAGACCGTGATACCGCTATGCTGGCAGAGATTCGGCAGCGGACACCAAAACCGGTTGCGGTGATTCTTGGCTTCCAGTCTCCGGAGGCGGTGCAGGCAGCGAGGGAGGTTGCCCAGAGATTCAGGGAGGGCGGCATCCCGACATTCGTTTCACTGGAGCGGGGAGCGAAGGCCCTGAAGAACGCCCTGGAATACTACGTTCTGAAACAGCGCATCAACGCCTAGCTTTCAGGTGGGACGGGGCACTGTTAAAGTGGTGGTGCTAGTTGGTGATTCCGGGTATCCCGGATGTGCCCGCGCTGTCGAAATTCCCTTCGAGTTGCACGATTCGCGATTCCACCTTACCCGCTTCAATCGTCAGGAATCCGACAGTACCGAGGACCGGCTGGTACTGGGGGAAGCAGGCGCTGCCGGGATTGATGCGCAGCTTGCCGTCGTTGTGTTCAACCGCGGAGCGGTGAGTATGACCGTAGACGGTAACGTCCGGTAGACCCGTTTTCTTATACTCGGGCCACAGGCCGTAGTGAGACAGCCAGATAGTGACGCCCTCGACAGTGATGAATTGCTCGGGTTTGACACGCCGGTCATTGACAGACTCGAACGGGTCATCATCACCTTCAGAGGCCAACACCGGGGCTACGGTCTCCAGTTCGTCCAGTACGGGCAGCGAGTAGATATCCCCGGCATGCAGTATCATGTCGACACCCTTGAAGGCCTCTAATATCTGGGGGGGGAGTCCCTCGGTGGTCAGAGTGCTCAGGTTGACATTATGACCGGGTATGCGTATGTGGGTATCGGAAATC
It encodes:
- a CDS encoding metallophosphoesterase family protein, coding for MLIGLISDTHIRIPGHNVNLSTLTTEGLPPQILEAFKGVDMILHAGDIYSLPVLDELETVAPVLASEGDDDPFESVNDRRVKPEQFITVEGVTIWLSHYGLWPEYKKTGLPDVTVYGHTHRSAVEHNDGKLRINPGSACFPQYQPVLGTVGFLTIEAGKVESRIVQLEGNFDSAGTSGIPGITN